The region ATTTTCTACATAGTTTTTTCCGTCGTTCACTTCCGCGATCGTTAGGCCGTTTTTTCCATACGGTATAATTACAGTAGCTTCCGGCGGCGTAATGGTCCGCTTTACGCTTTTTAAGTTCTTCCGGTAGCGAAAAGCGGCGCCCCGGTTGCTGCCGATCCGTTTAACCAAATTTATAACGCGGTTCATGCTGTCCCATTGGATTTCTAGGCCGACGATTTTAGCGGTTTGTCGGACCAACCATAAAGCCGTTTTGCGGCTCTCTTTAATGCTAAAAATTTCGTCCTCGTATCCCGGCTCGATGATCCCCACTTTCCACCCGGTACCGGCTAGAATTTTTTTTAATCCATTCCGCAATTCCTCGGCGTTTATTTCGATCGTCGGGAAAGTTTTATTAAGCAATTCGATATAATTTAATTCGGCCGTTACCGCAAAATTAAAGTCCCCGTTGTCTTCCATACCGTCATCTATCTGTGTCACGATATAGCGACGGTTTTTATAAACTAGCTGCGCGTCATACTGTATTAACTTTGTTTTCGGATCATTAAAAGGTATTTCAAAGTACAAAACGGACCGCTCGTTTAAAAAATCATCGGTATAGATGTTTTTTGCGTTCTCTAAATACGCCGCTAGGTTGCCGTTTAGGTCATACGCCCGGATAATGTCGCGGTTAATATTCGATGGGCGCCCCAAAACTTTAAAGCCCTTCGCGTCTTCCCATATAGAAACGCCCAAACTTTTTAAAACCGGCGTTTTCGTGTCGTCCGTGGTCATCAATGTTACGCGGATCATTAAGCTATCAAAATTTTTGAGTGTGTCCGGTAGCGGCTGCCCGTTTTGGACCGTGTACCATTCTAGCCCGTCGTGTGATACTTCAACAATAACCACCGTTCCCGCCGGTGTTTCGCAATCAAAATTTACACGGCTATCCGTCACATTTTTTACAACGTCGTTCGTAATAACGGCGGTCCATGTGCCGATAGTTTGATAAATTCCACCAGTTTGATAACTTTCGAGAATAAGACCGTTCGAAGTTGAAATAAGGTTGTTGGTCGTTCCTTGATTAAATTTCTGTCCTTGAAACAGCTCATTCAATTCAGATACAATCAAACGATCCTCCCTCCCTTCTTTCAAAAATATAAAAAAGAACATCGTCCCTTTATGTTGCGCTGATAATTGTTACTCGGATTTTATCCGTCGTATTTTGAGCATAAAAATACAACTCTTTTCCGTACTCGAGACGGAATTGCTGTCCAGGAGATAGAGGAATCCCTTTTGTACCATCTACATCACTTTCACCGATGTAAATAGGGTTAACGTTTGCTGCGTCAGCAGTAATGATATATTCAACAATTCTCCCTTGTACAGAGGATAGAGATATCACTAACTCACTTGTATTAGCGTTTGTCGCTGACTTCGCTACCGACTTCATGTTGTTCGGTGACACTTTGGTGATTTGTAGTGCAGTCGGTTGGGCAATATTTACATTGATTGGTGTTACACTATCCACTAAGACAGTCGGTTTATTCACAATATCCACAGAACCAATTTTATTGTTACCTGATGGAAGCCCACTTGTAACATTGATATTCACCGGATTCGTACTGTCAACACGAACTGTTGGAGTGTTCGCTATATCCACAGATCCAATTTTGTTCGTTCCAGACGGGATCGGTGCGGTCAAGACACTTTTAAGTGCGTCGTTTTGCAACGCACTTGGTAGTTTCGCGATCAACGCTTTCAACAATCCAATTACTGTTTGTGCTGTAGCTGGATCCGTCGTCGATCCCAACGCTTCAATATCAGCGTTCAATGCCTTCATGAACATGTGCCACTTGGCGCCGTCATAATAAGATGAGGTTAATTTATTATCTAAATCAGTATTTAAACGTCCATTTTGTTGCGGCATATGTCATCTCCCTTTACAAATATCGTTCTTGCCAAACAAGACGAATTCGAGCGCGCTGTCCATTTGCACTGCTATATGCAAATGTATTTCCACCAGAGAAAAGCGCACCGAATTCACCGTCAACCATCGACAGAATATTATTTTCTGCAGTATCATATGCGCCAGTTGTGACAATATCCCGTTCCATGCTTTTCGTTGCTAAAAAACTCTCCGTATTGATTTCGATGGCAGAGTTAGGTGTTAGGGTGCCGTTATACAGCAGATATTTGTCATTGATCGTGATTTTTGGGTTTTGAATCTCCCCATATACTGCTTGGATCACGAGTGATGGATAGGTTTCTGCTGTGCCGCCGTTAGAGATATACTGCACGCTGTTCGATTCCATGTCGAACGTCAACTCTCGGGTATCAATTGCGTACCGGAACGGCTGACAACGGAAAACAAGTGTGAAACTCGAAAATGTTTTGCGTACATCAATAGAAAACGAACCAGCTAACTTTCCAATATAATACACATCCGGTTCTTCACTAAGAATTAAACTACTCTCCTGACGAGTAAAAATGCGAGAGAGTCTTCTAATATTCTGCCTCCGTTTTTCTCTCGATTCGTGCGTTATGAAACAATCAATCTCAATTTCACGTGTTCCAAACGCTTGTGGAAACACGAGCGATCCGTGACGCCCAGGGACATTCTCATAGTGCTCCTCAAATGTTGGCAATGCTGGATTACGAAAACGTAAAACTTTGATATTCAGTTCTTCTGAACGTATACCGTCAAATTGAAACCACATACTCATCGTAATCCCCTACTTCGTTTTGAACGCTCGATTAGCGTATGCAATTCACGCGAAACACGATATATGTCCTCGTCGTTTCTAACGACCATATTTTCGATGATGATGGTCGGTCCTTCGCTCGAAGCACCCGACATCACGTTACCAACGACGTTCGTTTCAACAACATGTTGAATCGTTGCTGGCTTTATGCTTGGTAGAGCGATGTTGCCGATTTGTTGACCAGCTTTTGCTACTCGTTTTGCCATATCAACAACGCTGTTTTCGGCTAGCTTTGCATCGTCTGTAATCCCAATCGCCAAACCTTGTGACAAATATCCTCCGTACTCTGCGAACAAACGGCTCGGACTGCGAATGCCGAAAAAGTTTTTGATTTTGTCTGTTAGCCCAGAGAGCATAGATCTAACCTTGTCCCATAGCCAATCCGCCATGTTGCTCATACCATTCCATATGCCACGAAGCAAGTCTTTTCCGATTTCTACAAAGCTACTTGCCCAACTTCTCGCGGTGTTTTTGATACCTTCCCATATGTTGATTAGCATATTTCTCACACCACTAAAGATATTAGAAATTGCGCTTTTTAAGCTATTGAATGTGTTTTGTACAGCAAAAGATAAACTGCTAACGATATTGCTAACGCTAGTTTTGATCGTGTTCCATACATTCGTAGCAGTATTTTTTACACCATCCCATAAATTCGATAAAAATGACGCTATCGCATTAAAAATAGCTGTTGCCGTTGTTTTTAATCCGTTCCATACGGCGACAACAGCTGTTTTAATTGCGTTCCAGACAGTCGTGAAAATCGTTTGATATATGTTGAGTACGGTCGTGAAGTATGCTTTTATCCCTTCAAAAATGGCTGTAGCAGCCATTTTCAATCCTTCCCAAACCGTTGTGACTACAGTTTTAATTCCTTCCCATACGGTTGTAAAGATCGTTTTGTAAATGTTAAAAACCGTCGTAAAGTACGTTTTTAGTCCATCCCAGACTGCCACAGCTACCGCTTTTATCCCTTCCCATGTTGCCGATAGAAACGCTTTGATTTCGTCCCAGTTCTTATACAGCACAACACCGATAGCTACTAATCCAGCAATTGCCCCGATCGCAATCCCGATCGGACCAGTAATAACCGCTATCGCACTTGAAAAAACTCCTGCCATTCCGCCAGCGCTAGCCAGCACGCTTGCCAACGCCCCAAACCCTTGCATGGCGGTTCCTACAATCGACAATACAATACCAATGGATGCAACAATCCCAAGTAAAACGGCTGAAATAGCCGCTCCAATTGCTATGAATTGCTTCATTCCGTCTGGAAGGCTATTAAAAGCATTGAATAAACCTTGTAGAGCCTCTGCAACTACACGAATAGCTGGGGCTAATGCATCGCCAATAGAAATTTGTGCGGTTTCAATAGCGCCACCTAATTCCTCAAGAGCTCCCTTTAAGTTATCCTTCATTTTTTCAGCTGCTTCTTTTGACGCCCCGCTTGAGTTCTGAAGTGATTTCGTCAAGGAGTCTAATTTTTGTGACCCTGCTTCTACAACCGTCAACATCCCGCTGGCGGCTTCCGTCCCAAAAATAGTGGAAAGCGCTGCAAGTTTTTGTGCATTGCTCATATTTTTTGTTTTCTCGGAAAGCTGCCCGATAATATCTCCAAAAGGTAGCATACGACCTTGCGCATCCGTTACTTGGATACCTAATGAAACTAATGCCTCTCGCGCCTCTTTTGGTGGGTCAGATAATCGAATGAGAGCCCCACGCAATGTTGTACCAGCCTGTTCGCCACGGATACCGTTATTAGCCATAATTTCTGTAGCTGCTGCAAGTTCTTCAAGCGAAATTCCTAATGTTTTTGCGATTGGCGCTGCATATTTAAATGTATACTGCATATCTTGTATGCCGGCTGCCGAGTCATTTGCTGCTTGCGCAAGAACATCTGCTACTCTTGACGCCTCTCCTGCTTCAAGACCAAATGCATTGAGTGCAGATGATACTGTGTCAGCAACTAAAGCCATATCTTCTCCCGACGCCTCTGCCGCTGCGATAATCCCTGGCATAGCCGCAAGAATTTGATTTGTGTTGTATCCCATCGCCCCCATAATCTCCATACCTTGTGCAACTTCGGTAGCTGACTTAGACGTCGATGAACCGAGATCAAGAGCAGCCTGTTTGAGCTTCTCTAATTCATTCGGCGTTGCCCCTGCAATCGCTCCAACTCGAGAAAGCTGTGCCTCAAAATCCATCGATTTTTTGACAGAAACACCTAATGCACCACTAATTGCTGCACTTGCTACACCGAACGGGGCAGCAATTTGCGCTCCAGACGATTGAAGGTTATTACCTACGTCTTGCAAGCGTTGGCCGGTCTCATTCAACTTGGTTTGTAGTTGTCCCCATGCTGTCGCTTGCTGTTCAATCGTTTGATTTAACTGTCGCAACTGCGCTTCTGTTTCTTTCATTTCCGCAGTCGCTTTGTTGTAGGCGATTAAGAGATCATTCGTTTCCTTCGCATCCGCACCTTTTGCCTTTACGCTTTCATCATATAGTTGCTTTAATTCTGATACTTTCGTTTTCTGTAATTCGAGCGTTTGCGCTAAACTGTTGGCTTTCGTGCGTAATTGCTCAGACGTTGAACCAAAGTTTTCGATACCTGCTGTTGCAGCACGAAATTCGGAATCAATCACTTTCAACTGCTGGTCAATTTTTTGCAAACTTTGCGTTACTGCTCGCTCTAACTTGTTAAAGCCGTCCGATTGCTTTTCAATCTCTTTATTTGTTTGTTGCAACTGTGCCTCTGTTTTTTTCATTTCTGCGACAGCTTTGTTGTAGGCAATAAGCAATTTCTCGGTTTCAGCTGCGTCTTTTCCTTTCGTCTGCGCACTTTCTTCATATCGACGTTTCAACTCAGCGACTTTCGCCTCGTGTAACTGTAGCTTTTGCGTGAGGGATTCTGCTTTAATTTGCAATCCTTCCAAACTATTCTCGAAATCCTTCACACCGCCAGTAGCCGCTTTAAACTCGGCATCAACAAGCCGTATTTTGCGATTGACAGCCTCAATGCTCGTCGTGAAATTTGCACTATCTAATCCAAGCGACACTCGCAACGTACCAACTTCCGCCATCGTTTCACCACCTTTACAACAGCTGCTCAATCATTAGCCGTTCTTTTCGCGTCTCTTTTTCTTCCGCATAATCTAGAAGCTCAAAATAAAAACCGATGTCCATCTCATCCACGAGGTACATCGGTATGCCGTTCTTAATGTGCGTGAGGTAAAACTCTTTCACCGCGTCATACGGGTCCATTTCAGACCCCGTTACACGTTTGGGTCGCTCGTTTTCGCCACCCCAATAACTTTATTCATGCAATCCGAAATTGTTGGAATGAGGTGATCCGCCGCAATGCCATCGTAAAACTCATCTACTGTAAATTGCCCATTAAACAGTTCGACAATAAAAGCAATGATGGAATCTAGTGCCTCTACATCAATATTGTTAAAGTCATATTTTTTGCGCAGTTCTAACGCTCGACGAAACATACGTGCTTTGACAAACGGAACAGTAAATGTCTTCTCTTGACCATTGATTAATAATGTAACCTGCATGTTTATCCCTCCATGTTATGAGTTCGAAAGAGAAAGGGCTTCCCCTTTCCCTTTACGGAGTTGTTGTTTCTTGATACACGGCGCTGAACCAGTTTTGAATGACTGCTGGATCAACACCTTCATCTTTTGTATTCACCGATGCTTTCCACGCTTCATCAAATTCCCGCTTTACAAATTTTCCTTTCAGCGTCGGCGTCTGAAATTCAACTTTATCGCCTTTTGTTTTATATTGCTCCTCTGGCAATTCAAATTTCCCCTTATACAGCCAAACATATTTCTGTCCACCATTTGAAAGAGGAAGAATGAATCCAAGTGCAACATATGGCGCTGTATCGCCGCTTTTTTGAATAACGACACCGTCATCATTAATCGTTGCGCCTAACAAAAACGCCTGCATCTCCGTCGAAATGTCATCCACTCCAATTTCTACTTCAATTTCACCAAGAGACGACGCAACTTCAGCTGGACCATCATCAGCATACAATGTTTCCGTATTTACCTTCGGGCTAATTTTTGCTTCAATGGCTTTTGCCAATCGTCTCGGCGTATCATACTGAACGCCGGTGAAATCATCTTTAATCAACTTGGCGACATAAGGATGTTTTAAACCGATTACTGCCATCGTATCCCCTCCTAACGAACATAAGAAAATCGAATTGCTTTATGGTACGTTTTTGTTTCTTGCTCGAATAAATCCACTTCCGACGTGCGACGAAATCCTGCTGCTATCATTCTTTCTTTTACTTGTTGCGCTAGATCGGTATAGTCCGTTTTGCTCCAAATATCAATTTGAAAAAAATGTGCCGTTTGTTGCTCTTCATCGTCCGCATTTAGTGCTGAAAACTGGTTGTATTCAAAAAAGGTGATATACATTTTTTCTTTTCCCTCATACGTCTGAAACGCAACAGGAACACCGAGAGGTTTTAGTGTGTCGATGATCATCTTGTTTAGGCTCATAGCCTCAACCCCCGCCGAATGACATCAGCCATTTCATCTTGCACACGATCAATGTTCTCCTCAAATGCTGGCTGTAGAAAGGGATGAGGATCTGTTTTCGGATATTTTCGTCCTTTTTTCTCTCCTGCTTTTCGACCAAATTCGACAAATAACCCATAAAAACGGTCACGATCCGGACCGATATCTACTGTTCCATCTTCCTTGATATCAGAAATGACGATGTTTTCAGCAAGTTTACCCGTATCCCGTGGCGCTTTCTGTGAGGCTGCTTGCTGCACAACTTTGGCACCAGCCATGAGCGATTCTTGTTTGACTTGCTCAGCTTCGTTCCCCAACATCTCCAACTTTCTCAACAATTCTTGCATACCTTCTAACTTAAAGCCCATCACACCACTTCCTTTGCCACAATCGTCATCGTGACATTACGCTCATCATCATTAATGACAGACAAAATTTCAAACGTGCGTCCTTTATATTGAATACGCATATTGGGTGTAATCCCTGCTGTGTAGCGAACGACAAAACGAACTGTATTTTCGTTTTGCGTTGTCGCTGCTTCGTAATACTCTCGCCCACGCAACGTTTTGATCGCTGACCATAAGTGATGCCGGTCTTGCCATTCTCCAGCCGAGAATCCATTTTCATTCTGTTCTTCTGCTCGCTCCTGGATTGTAATTCGATGTTTAAATTGGTTAGTCAGTCGTCGCGCCATTTGTCATTGCCTCCTGCACAAAAAATGGCGTCAATGCATTAAAGGCTTTTCCCATTTCTTCTTCGCTCACCCGATATTCGTAAAAAATAGAAGCGACGATGAGCACTAAATGATCTCCTTCCGTTCCTGTCGCATTTTTTACATACTTTTTGGCTGCTTCCAAATAGAAAGAGAGCATGGCGTCTTCCATGCTCCCGTCAATTCGTAAATGTTCCTTTAACATGTCAACAGAGACTGCCATGCCTCTTCACCCGTTACGCATTTAACTCAAGTTTAAAGACAGACGGCTCAAACGGACCATATACAAGTTGTCCATCATTCAAGTGCCAAATTTTAAAACCGACATGGTTTGTATCAGCGTATTTTTCAATTAATTTCGTTACTTCCATTGTGCCGATAACATCTTGAATGTAGAACGTTGAAAAGTCACCAAAATACAGGCGTTGAATGTTTGGTGTATCTGCATCAACAAAGTCCGTCACGT is a window of Geobacillus kaustophilus DNA encoding:
- a CDS encoding major tail protein encodes the protein MAVIGLKHPYVAKLIKDDFTGVQYDTPRRLAKAIEAKISPKVNTETLYADDGPAEVASSLGEIEVEIGVDDISTEMQAFLLGATINDDGVVIQKSGDTAPYVALGFILPLSNGGQKYVWLYKGKFELPEEQYKTKGDKVEFQTPTLKGKFVKREFDEAWKASVNTKDEGVDPAVIQNWFSAVYQETTTP
- a CDS encoding head-tail connector protein codes for the protein MAVSVDMLKEHLRIDGSMEDAMLSFYLEAAKKYVKNATGTEGDHLVLIVASIFYEYRVSEEEMGKAFNALTPFFVQEAMTNGATTD
- a CDS encoding HK97-gp10 family putative phage morphogenesis protein — protein: MGFKLEGMQELLRKLEMLGNEAEQVKQESLMAGAKVVQQAASQKAPRDTGKLAENIVISDIKEDGTVDIGPDRDRFYGLFVEFGRKAGEKKGRKYPKTDPHPFLQPAFEENIDRVQDEMADVIRRGLRL
- the gpG gene encoding phage tail assembly chaperone G, with translation MQVTLLINGQEKTFTVPFVKARMFRRALELRKKYDFNNIDVEALDSIIAFIVELFNGQFTVDEFYDGIAADHLIPTISDCMNKVIGVAKTSDPNV
- a CDS encoding phage head closure protein, whose protein sequence is MARRLTNQFKHRITIQERAEEQNENGFSAGEWQDRHHLWSAIKTLRGREYYEAATTQNENTVRFVVRYTAGITPNMRIQYKGRTFEILSVINDDERNVTMTIVAKEVV
- the gp17 gene encoding tail completion protein gp17; amino-acid sequence: MIIDTLKPLGVPVAFQTYEGKEKMYITFFEYNQFSALNADDEEQQTAHFFQIDIWSKTDYTDLAQQVKERMIAAGFRRTSEVDLFEQETKTYHKAIRFSYVR
- a CDS encoding phage tail protein, whose amino-acid sequence is MIVSELNELFQGQKFNQGTTNNLISTSNGLILESYQTGGIYQTIGTWTAVITNDVVKNVTDSRVNFDCETPAGTVVIVEVSHDGLEWYTVQNGQPLPDTLKNFDSLMIRVTLMTTDDTKTPVLKSLGVSIWEDAKGFKVLGRPSNINRDIIRAYDLNGNLAAYLENAKNIYTDDFLNERSVLYFEIPFNDPKTKLIQYDAQLVYKNRRYIVTQIDDGMEDNGDFNFAVTAELNYIELLNKTFPTIEINAEELRNGLKKILAGTGWKVGIIEPGYEDEIFSIKESRKTALWLVRQTAKIVGLEIQWDSMNRVINLVKRIGSNRGAAFRYRKNLKSVKRTITPPEATVIIPYGKNGLTIAEVNDGKNYVENYDWYVSQGVPLSEARQKYRKEYILEDERFILPGNLKRYAEDMLKEMAFPRISYQVSVLDLSAITELEEDKFYLGDDVRIFNEDLRIDVTTRILRMKVYPQEPWRNEVELGFLELGLGDISNDSISSDVQAAQPDLLFATSGAAKTIGTSPLFPLQISITNFGSTNAQIGLMLICQAQTALTITVKIMLNGSYIGPQIKQYMPAGWHSIGLPFIIAQMPSGNGMLEVQIFTDTGTISIPQDGLQMFVYAQNLLGGLSSEIPRPSLAEIYKFNKANYSTIKKREAVSIVMTVPDRLNIEQHRNLDFEKTVTTHETINITKK
- a CDS encoding phage tail tape measure protein, which produces MAEVGTLRVSLGLDSANFTTSIEAVNRKIRLVDAEFKAATGGVKDFENSLEGLQIKAESLTQKLQLHEAKVAELKRRYEESAQTKGKDAAETEKLLIAYNKAVAEMKKTEAQLQQTNKEIEKQSDGFNKLERAVTQSLQKIDQQLKVIDSEFRAATAGIENFGSTSEQLRTKANSLAQTLELQKTKVSELKQLYDESVKAKGADAKETNDLLIAYNKATAEMKETEAQLRQLNQTIEQQATAWGQLQTKLNETGQRLQDVGNNLQSSGAQIAAPFGVASAAISGALGVSVKKSMDFEAQLSRVGAIAGATPNELEKLKQAALDLGSSTSKSATEVAQGMEIMGAMGYNTNQILAAMPGIIAAAEASGEDMALVADTVSSALNAFGLEAGEASRVADVLAQAANDSAAGIQDMQYTFKYAAPIAKTLGISLEELAAATEIMANNGIRGEQAGTTLRGALIRLSDPPKEAREALVSLGIQVTDAQGRMLPFGDIIGQLSEKTKNMSNAQKLAALSTIFGTEAASGMLTVVEAGSQKLDSLTKSLQNSSGASKEAAEKMKDNLKGALEELGGAIETAQISIGDALAPAIRVVAEALQGLFNAFNSLPDGMKQFIAIGAAISAVLLGIVASIGIVLSIVGTAMQGFGALASVLASAGGMAGVFSSAIAVITGPIGIAIGAIAGLVAIGVVLYKNWDEIKAFLSATWEGIKAVAVAVWDGLKTYFTTVFNIYKTIFTTVWEGIKTVVTTVWEGLKMAATAIFEGIKAYFTTVLNIYQTIFTTVWNAIKTAVVAVWNGLKTTATAIFNAIASFLSNLWDGVKNTATNVWNTIKTSVSNIVSSLSFAVQNTFNSLKSAISNIFSGVRNMLINIWEGIKNTARSWASSFVEIGKDLLRGIWNGMSNMADWLWDKVRSMLSGLTDKIKNFFGIRSPSRLFAEYGGYLSQGLAIGITDDAKLAENSVVDMAKRVAKAGQQIGNIALPSIKPATIQHVVETNVVGNVMSGASSEGPTIIIENMVVRNDEDIYRVSRELHTLIERSKRSRGLR
- a CDS encoding distal tail protein Dit; this encodes MSMWFQFDGIRSEELNIKVLRFRNPALPTFEEHYENVPGRHGSLVFPQAFGTREIEIDCFITHESREKRRQNIRRLSRIFTRQESSLILSEEPDVYYIGKLAGSFSIDVRKTFSSFTLVFRCQPFRYAIDTRELTFDMESNSVQYISNGGTAETYPSLVIQAVYGEIQNPKITINDKYLLYNGTLTPNSAIEINTESFLATKSMERDIVTTGAYDTAENNILSMVDGEFGALFSGGNTFAYSSANGQRARIRLVWQERYL